In the Besnoitia besnoiti strain Bb-Ger1 chromosome XII, whole genome shotgun sequence genome, one interval contains:
- a CDS encoding hypothetical protein (encoded by transcript BESB_023800), producing the protein MEARLALLPSPHLLLRPLARCLVRSSGVVVPSRHRSRNIFSRPASPLPSSKSATPASLQHRSFECRPSEPLWYLSRSAASPADAVSALPSPSAPLSASPLSQVVSAPASFSAMSRCMQFGVRLVSSSKTAAAEPAQGERRAEAESALPRDSDAQAAADARAAGQGQEETAAAGADRKDAASAPRGEAASSSSPSAATHELPTSESAVSGASAAAPRASSTVEASAAALDAAGASPASAPTAGAKAEEATQEKKWKFRHFVFGGLCLGLVGSFTYLLVENDFNVAKTEWVIGEKIRAAVFATARGDPRQDAIDHSRFCVGLSDELRRELAIFFLQLDLDKPNGVRRSDVIELIGKLGFSASSGVCKIFLEAGKGRTADVKRVAGVTLQEFAELIEGLILEEELDETKGSTEQLNNAGNIKSPVSGSAPLPASEGEPESDKQTTQNHANEPREKAAYRVLKYFRDINKTTTVPSTIPSCYAELADVPTGPPKRSHDEASSGAAAVNAPQQGVSQPPSGAGTIVTVRADVQDSNTAADTADELQSFRLQMGRAERVVRDLSALKARRGLSEAENTRLEDAKSEVKMLQQEIWRREATAARK; encoded by the exons ATGGAGGCACGGCTGGCTCTTCTTCCGTCGCCTCATCTCCTTCTCCGTCCCCTAGCGCGCTGCTTGGTCAGGAGTAGCGGAGTTGTCGTGCCGTCCCGCCACCGCTCTCGCAACATCTTTTCTCGGCCGGCGTCTCCCCTCCCTTCCTCGAAGTCTGCGACGCCAGCCTCGCTCCAGCATCGTTCCTTTGAGTGCCGGCCGTCTGAGCCCCTCTGGTATCTCTCGCGTTCGGCGGCAAGTCCCGCCgacgctgtctccgcgctgccctccCCCTCTGCCCCcctgtcggcgtcgcctctctcgcaggtTGTCTCTGCTCCCGCGTCGTTCTCCGCGATGTCGCGGTGCATGCAGTTCGGCGTCAGACTCGTTTCGTCTTCGAAaaccgcggcggccgagccGGCTcagggcgagaggcgagccgaGGCGGAGTCTGCGTTGCCGAgggacagcgacgcgcaggcggcggcagacgcgcgcgccgctgggcaggggcaggaggagacggccgcagcaggcgccgaccggaaagacgcggcgagcgccccgagaggcgaagccgcgtcgtcgtcctccccATCTGCAGCGACTCACGAGCTGCCCACGTCGGAATCAGCTGTCTCTGGCGcgtcggctgcagcgccacgggcctcctcgacggttgaggcctccgctgcggccctggacgcggccggcgcctcccccgcctcAGCGCCtacggcgggcgcgaaggccgaggaagcgacgcAAGAGAAAAAGTGGAAGTTCCGACacttcgtcttcggcggTCTGTGCCTGGGCCTTGTAGGGAGCTTCACCTATCTCCTGGTCGAGAATG ATTTCAATGTCGCAAAGACTGAGTGGGTGATTGGAGAGAAGATTCGTGCGGCGGTCTTCGCGACGGCCCGCGGCGACCCACGGCAGGACGCCATCGACCACAGCCGATTCTGC GTTGGACTGAGTGACGAACTACGGAGAGAACTTGCgatcttcttcctccagcTTGACCTCGATAAGC CCAACGGCGTGCGACGCAGTGACGTCATAGAGCTCATCGGAAAG CTTGGTTTCTCGGCGTCGAGTGGAGTCTGCAAAATTTTCCTTGAAGCAGGAAAAGGACGCACCGCG GATGTGAAACGGGTGGCCGGTGTCACGCTACAA GAGTTTGCAGAACTGATCGAAGGTCTCATTCTCGAAGAGGAACTCGACGAGACGAAGGGTTCTACTGAGCAACTCAACAACGCAGGCAACATCAAATCCCCGGTCTCTGGCTCAGCACCGTTACCAGCGTCGGAAGGAGAGCCGGAAAGCGACAAACAAACGACACAGAACCATGCCAATGAGCCcagggagaaggcggcatACCGTGTACTCAAGTATTTTCGAGACATCAATAAAACAACG ACAGTACCGAGTACGATTCCGTCATGCTATGCGGAGCTTGCAGATGTGCCTACCGG CCCGCCGAAACGCTCTCATGACGAGGCCAGCTccggagctgctgcagtgaACGCTCCCCAGCAAGGCGTTTCGCAGCCCCCCTCGGGCGCGGGGACGATTGTGACGGTTAGAGCAGACGTCCAGGACAGTAACACGGCCGCGGACACTGCGGATGAACTACAGAGCTTTAGACTGCAGATGGGTCGTGCAGAAAGGGTGGTCAGGGACCTCAGCGCCCTGAAGGCACG ACGTGGGCTTTCCGAGGCGGAGAACACACGTTTAGAAGATGCTAAATCTGAAGTCAAGATGTTGCAGCAGGAGATctggagaagagaggcaacCGCGGCTCGCAAATGA
- a CDS encoding small nuclear ribonucleoprotein (encoded by transcript BESB_023810) — MAPAAFPPPPAPRAGGPGARRVAGAATAAGDVPPNQTLYCNNLNDKLHKQDLQACLYEFFSAYGLILEVVVRGTNMRGQAFVVFADITSATAALRAAQGKDFLGKPLRLQYAKTKSDAVLKMNDQYKPRRPDVPRSKVDAGGMAATKAKDGKASGETGQFSLFVENLPPKTTKTSLDILFGQYRGHTESRLIEGRGVAFVDFSTQAQAAVAMQGMQGFKVDPDHPIKISMVDK; from the exons ATGGCTCCAGCAGCATTTCCACCGCCGCCGGCCCCCCGTGCGGGAGGCCCGGGAGCGAGACGGGTGGCAGGtgcggcgacagccgcagggGATGTACCGCCGAATCAGACGCTGTACTGCAACAATCTGAATGACAAGCTGCATAAACAGGACCTCCAGGCATGTCTCTACGAGTTCTTTTCCGCCTATGGGTTGATTCTAGAGGTGGTTGTTCGCGGCACCAACATGCGCGGACAGGCGTTCGTCGTTTTTGCAGATATTACCTCTGCAACGGCGGCTCTTAGAGCCGCGCAAGGCAAAGACTTTCTTGGCAAGCCGCTGCGACTGCAGTATGCAAAGACGAAGTCCGACGCAGTTCTGAAGATGAACGACCAATATaagccgcggagaccggaTGTCCCCAGGAGCAAGGTCGACGCCGGAGGCATGGCCGCTACGAAG GCTAAGGACGGGAAAGCCTCGGGCGAGACCGGCCAGTTTTCTTTGTTCGTCGAGAACCTGCccccgaagacgacgaagacatCGTTGGATATCCTTTTTGGCCAGTACCGGGGGCACACGGAGTCGCGGCTTATTGAAGGCCGAGGCGTGGCTTTCGTCGATTTCAGTAcccaggcgcaggcagcggtcGCTATGCAAGGCATGCAGGGCTTCAAGGTCGACCCTGACCATCCAATTAAAATCTCCATGGTCGACAAATGA
- a CDS encoding hypothetical protein (encoded by transcript BESB_023820) — protein sequence MKVEDGLLTPSSLLRLAVEATCMLLLFATAIGNLSGYSWFHNSLPHQELPTGQKPSAPPSGLSESSSAGVILDSAKLQEEMTKAGLLISACYEERRTSQREFVVCMGRMPCDGINHGAVALKGAKHVLATAQGQEKAISVARSVVVHLSRQLGTSDLPAIFAEAKGIGLACDSLQV from the exons ATGAAGGTCGAAGACGGCTTGTTGACGCCTAGttccctcctgcgcctcgctgttGAGGCAACATGCATGCTTCTCCTGTTTGCCACCGCCATAGGCAATTTATCGGGGTACTCGTGGTTTCACAACTCGCTGCCCCATCAAGAATTGCCAACTGGACAGAAACCCTCAGCACCGCCCAGCGGGCTTTCCGAGTCGAGTAGTGCCGGTGTTATTCTTGACTCCGCAAAGTTGCAG GAAGAGATGACAAAAGCGGGCCTTCTCATCTCGGCGTGCTACGAAGAAAGGAGGACCAGCCAGAGGGAATTCGTCGTGTGCATGGGGCGGATGCCGTGCGACGGTATAAACCACGGCGCCGTGGCACTGAAAGGAGCAAAGCACGTGCTCGCCACAGCTCAAGGACAAGAAAA AGCCATCAGTGTGGCGCGCAGTGTCGTAGTCCACCTTTCGCGACAACTTGGCACATCTGATCTTCCAGCAATATTTGCCGAGGCCAAGGGAATCGGCCTGGCATGCGACAGTCTTCAAGTGTGA
- a CDS encoding ribosomal protein RPL28 (encoded by transcript BESB_023830), with protein sequence MQRRRAHPLRVFLLTHALLGLISWLTQTTAYRLSAGPATALSLAAWCGPHGDTAQNSFGRAHGVGCQLGVRVGHLTDYWQHGSLTALELGSRRHLQVIRRKKKYRTAGTSTVRRHFGIKGRGGGKLRLGKNTGVPLKAMERPARRCMLLGKMDNTKAQNRSHSRIATHRVQRLNLHWKRLWWPEAGYYVRLRLSVKGIRTIKKYGLQRAADKFGLNLKKKKYYAGYSHRYVQYLQKQPRGTNAYECG encoded by the exons ATGCAACGACGTAGGGCCCAtcccctccgcgtcttcctcctcacaCATGCTCTTCTAGGGTTGATCAGCTGGCTGACGCAAACGACGGCGTACCGTCTGTCTGCCGGCCCTGCCACAGCTCTTTCTCTTGCTGCGTGGTGTGGGCCTCACGGCGACACGGCTCAAAATTCCTTTGGTCGTGCTCATGGCGTCGGATGTCAGCTTGGTGTTCGAGTCG GCCACTTAACTGACTACTGGCAGCATGGATCCCTAACCGCGTTGGAGCTGGGGTCAAGGCGTCACCTCCAGGTGATACGG aggaagaagaagtaTCGGACAGCGGGAACCTCAACGGTCCGGAGACATTTTGGCATCAAAGGCAGGGGTGGGGGTAAGCTGCGGCTCGGCAAGAACACAGGCGTACCGCTCAAGGCCATGGAGCGCCCGGCTCGCAG GTGTATGCTACTTGGAAAAATGGACAATACAAAGGCGCAAAACCGAAGTCATTCGAGAATTGCAACGCACAGAGTGCAGCGACTGAATTTGCACTGGAAGAGATTGTGGTGGCCCGAAGCCGGATACTACGTTAGACTCAGGCTCTCCGTGAAGGGGATTCGGACTATAAAGAAGTACGGTCTCCAACGAGCAGCCGACAAATTTGGTCTAAATTTGAAGAAAAAGAAGTACTACGCAGGTTACAGTCACAGGTACGTCCAGTATTtgcagaagcagccgcgcggtACCAACGCATACGAATGCGGTTGA
- a CDS encoding hypothetical protein (encoded by transcript BESB_023840) has product MTNCLSKLPYVSAACGTASLLLYLFPSTLLSSVPHSAETSPALLRILSTLVNTSFSCVFGSATWVFFVMSPILRTTLSRWKLAEVQSIHFPIFFCASTVLSSTLLSTVCYMGVGYSKLHMAAAVNVFGNLINSCYLAPRQISLLERRRELEEQLGIESTENVEAAVEVARRAARGGDGDQAAAGLEYQDVVKAFKRYHSLGMAVGFVSFASLLPFLVS; this is encoded by the exons ATGACGAACTGTTTGAGCAAGTTACCCTacgtctccgctgcgtgcGGAACGGCATCACTCCTCCTGTACCTTTTCCCTTCGACTCTCCTTTCATCTGTGCCTCATTCAGCGGAGACGTCTCCTGCGCTCCTGCGAATTCTGTCGACTCTCGTGAACACGAGTTTTAGTTGCGTTTTTGGTTCTGCAACGTGGGTTTTCTTCGTCATGTCCCCCATTCTCCGGACGACATTGAGCAGGTGGAAGCTCG CGGAGGTCCAGTCGATCCACTTCCCTatttttttctgcgcctccacggtGCTTTCTTCAACTCTTCTCTCGACTGTATGCTACATGGGCGTCGGCTACAGCAAGCTTCACATGGCCGCTGCTGTCAACGTCTTCGGAAACCTCATCAACTCCTGCTACCTTGCGCCACGACAG ATCTCACTGCTGgaacgacgcagagagctggAGGAACAGCTCGGCATTGAGAGTACAGAGAatgtggaggcggcggtggAAGTCGCTCGCCGAGCGGCACGAGGAGGTGATGGTGACCAGGCAGCTGCGGGGCTGGAGTATCAGGATGTTGTGAAGGCGTTCAAGAGGTACCACTCGTTGGGCATGGCTGTTGGTTTCGTTTcattcgcctctctcctgccgTTCCTTGTCTCCTAA